Proteins encoded in a region of the Nitrospira sp. genome:
- a CDS encoding DUF4403 family protein: protein MFFTSRYHFVATMGLVLSLTSCADTEFVLRPPAPQRLPPAAAPPPQITESVIDVPIQLDLSDFLHAVNDPSVIAKKFDQWGSLIKHPKGGEYKYYAERDDFSIERAAHPVRNTEPRLSIGDWWKEINLSGSTLFVSTPLRYKIGVRPHSQGTDSAAHCGDGNEWPKQATLHGSIAFEMTPDYGVSGSLRRVTVHSAEPCKFRNGDLVLQQAVNTALSDQVKGGLNNAVSRLNTLNVKPRAEDVWTALRNPIQLEPDIWLLLNLDKVRHAGFSKDGHVVKDTLRITAQPVIVRGAEPPVSSTALPPLETEAVSTDFRGVADVQDAYTEKQPVSEKFHVLADIQVDYGTLSQTLSKQLRGRRIETKGNFITITGAGIFGLGNNQVLLRVEFTGDARGYVYLIGKLEINTMTQAVYLSGLRYDLGTTQLLQTSAPAWFNDVPLRETITPEIALGVTPMIDRIRDSLRTGLNRTLTPTVSMQGTVTSMQGIAVFADIDVLHVRAMSNGTLNVIASNEP, encoded by the coding sequence ATGTTTTTCACGTCTAGATACCATTTCGTGGCGACGATGGGGTTGGTCCTGTCCCTGACGAGTTGTGCTGATACCGAGTTTGTCCTGCGCCCACCCGCTCCGCAAAGGCTTCCGCCTGCAGCAGCGCCGCCGCCGCAGATTACGGAGTCCGTCATTGACGTACCGATTCAGCTGGACCTTTCAGACTTTCTCCATGCCGTAAACGATCCGAGCGTGATCGCCAAGAAGTTTGATCAGTGGGGAAGCCTGATCAAGCACCCGAAAGGCGGGGAGTACAAATACTATGCGGAACGAGATGACTTTTCGATCGAACGGGCGGCTCACCCGGTCAGGAATACGGAGCCGAGGCTATCGATTGGAGACTGGTGGAAGGAAATCAACCTTTCGGGCAGCACCCTCTTCGTGAGTACGCCACTCCGCTATAAGATCGGGGTGCGTCCACATTCGCAGGGTACTGATTCAGCGGCGCACTGTGGCGATGGGAACGAATGGCCGAAACAAGCCACACTCCATGGAAGCATTGCGTTTGAGATGACGCCTGATTACGGTGTGTCTGGCTCCCTCCGCAGGGTGACCGTACATTCCGCCGAGCCATGCAAGTTCCGCAACGGGGATCTAGTTCTGCAGCAGGCCGTCAACACCGCACTCTCGGATCAGGTCAAGGGAGGTCTCAACAACGCCGTCTCGCGTCTCAACACGCTGAATGTCAAACCTCGCGCAGAGGATGTCTGGACGGCGCTCCGCAATCCCATCCAATTGGAGCCAGATATCTGGCTTCTGCTCAACCTCGACAAGGTGAGGCATGCCGGATTTTCAAAAGATGGCCATGTCGTCAAGGACACCCTTCGCATCACCGCGCAGCCTGTGATCGTTCGTGGAGCGGAGCCACCAGTATCGTCCACAGCACTTCCTCCACTCGAGACAGAAGCGGTCTCTACAGATTTTCGTGGTGTAGCTGATGTCCAGGACGCTTATACCGAGAAGCAACCCGTGTCTGAGAAATTTCATGTCTTGGCCGATATCCAAGTTGACTACGGCACACTTTCCCAGACGCTCTCGAAACAGCTGAGAGGGAGGCGGATTGAAACTAAGGGAAATTTTATCACGATAACCGGTGCAGGAATATTCGGTCTAGGCAATAACCAAGTGCTCCTACGCGTGGAGTTCACTGGAGATGCGCGGGGCTACGTGTATTTGATCGGGAAGCTGGAAATCAACACGATGACACAGGCGGTCTATCTCAGTGGCCTTCGGTATGATCTCGGAACCACACAACTGCTTCAAACATCGGCCCCAGCCTGGTTCAATGACGTGCCGCTCCGAGAAACTATTACTCCTGAAATCGCGCTTGGGGTGACGCCGATGATCGATCGGATACGCGACTCTCTGAGAACCGGGTTGAATCGAACGCTGACCCCAACTGTTTCGATGCAGGGAACGGTCACGTCGATGCAAGGGATTGCCGTGTTCGCCGATATCGATGTGCTCCATGTTCGAGCGATGAGCAACGGAACGCTCAATGTGATCGCCAGCAACGAGCCCTAA
- a CDS encoding DUF1295 domain-containing protein, producing the protein MLLSDPLPLVVAAYLVIAVGMAALWAVQQRTRNAAIGDIGWCGGLIVVVLWYATHAPGGIERKLLTVMLVTLYAGRLGLYIFFNRVKGKPEDARYRRLREEWGETEPSKMFWYFQLQVLALAAFSLPFLVLLWNPRTSITVVELVGLLIWAVAVAGEAAADRQLARFRADPSKRGRVCREGLWSYSRHPNYFFEWLHWCSYVVMTLGMPGWAYTWIGPIGMGIALLKVTGIPRAEAQALVSRGEEYKAYQATTNAFFPWFPRTRPDTSPYSPRSRPKKQ; encoded by the coding sequence ATGCTTCTATCAGATCCGTTGCCCCTTGTCGTGGCGGCCTATCTCGTCATAGCGGTCGGCATGGCCGCGTTGTGGGCTGTGCAACAGAGAACAAGGAATGCCGCAATCGGGGACATCGGATGGTGCGGGGGACTGATTGTCGTCGTGTTGTGGTATGCCACGCACGCTCCCGGCGGGATCGAGCGGAAACTCCTGACCGTGATGTTGGTGACACTCTATGCGGGACGACTCGGACTCTACATTTTCTTCAATCGCGTAAAGGGGAAACCGGAAGACGCCCGGTATCGCCGACTCCGGGAGGAATGGGGTGAGACCGAGCCTTCAAAAATGTTCTGGTACTTTCAGCTGCAAGTCCTCGCCTTAGCCGCCTTTTCACTCCCGTTTTTAGTGTTGCTTTGGAATCCACGGACATCGATCACGGTAGTCGAGCTGGTCGGGTTACTGATCTGGGCTGTGGCCGTGGCCGGCGAAGCAGCGGCAGATCGACAACTTGCCAGGTTCCGCGCCGATCCGAGCAAGCGGGGCCGCGTCTGTCGCGAGGGCCTGTGGAGTTACTCACGCCATCCGAACTATTTCTTTGAATGGCTGCACTGGTGCTCCTATGTCGTAATGACGCTGGGAATGCCGGGTTGGGCGTATACCTGGATCGGGCCGATCGGGATGGGGATTGCACTACTAAAAGTAACAGGTATTCCGCGCGCAGAAGCGCAGGCCCTTGTCAGTCGAGGAGAAGAATATAAAGCCTATCAGGCTACCACCAACGCGTTTTTCCCGTGGTTTCCTCGGACGAGGCCAGACACGTCTCCTTATTCCCCACGTAGCCGGCCCAAAAAACAATAA